In Gemmobacter sp., the sequence GGGCGGCGCGCATGGCATGGATGTGGCGCACCACACCGAAGACCAGGGGGCAAGCGCATGATCCGGCTGGAAAAACGGCCCACCCCTTCGCGGTTCTGGGTGGTGGCGACGCCGCTTTTGGCGGTGGTTCTGACCATGATCGCGGGGGGCATCATGTTTGCGGCCCTTGGCAAGAACCCGGTCGAGGCCATTCGCATCATCTTCTGGGATCCGCTGTTCGACCCCAACCTGTCCAGCTATTCGCGCCCGCAGCTGCTGGTCAAGGCGGGGCCGCTGATCCTGATCGCCATCGGCCTGTCGCTGGGGTTCCGGGCGGGGATCTGGAACATCGGGGCCGAAGGGCAATACATCATCGGCGCCATCTGCGGTGCGGCGGTGGGGCTGGCGTTCTATCCGGCGGCGGGGTGGTATGTCTTTCCGCTGATGGTGCTGGCAGGCGCGCTGGGGGGCATCCTGTGGGCCATGGTGCCGGCGCTGCTGCGCACGTTCTTCAACACCTCGGAAATCCTCGTCTCGCTGCTGATGGTCTAAATCGCGCAGGCCCTGCTGGCCTCGATGGCGCTGGGGGCGCTGCGCAACCCCGAGGGCGGCGGCTTTCCCGGCTCGCGCAACCTGTCGCAATATCCGGCGGCGTCGAACCCCGAACTGATCGCGGGCACCGGCATTCACTGGGGCGTGGTGACGGCGCTGATCGCGGTGATCGCCGCCTATGTCGTGCTGCAACGCCACATCCTGGGATTCAACATCAAGATCACCGGGCAAGCCCCGCGCGCGGCACGGTTTTCCGGCGTGTCGCCCACCGCGCTCGTGCTGATCTGCATGGGGGTGTCGGGGGCGCTGGCGGGCCTTGCCGGCATGTTCGAGGTGGCGGGGCCATCGGGCAAGATCTCCATCGACTTTGCCAGTGGCTATGGGTTCACGGCGATCATCGTGGCGTTCCTGGGCCGGCTGAACCCCATCGGGATCCTGCTGGCGGGGCTGTTGATGGCGCTGACCTATATCGGGGGCGAGCTGGCGCAGTTCATGCTGGGGCTGCCCAAGGCGTCGATCCAGGCGTTCCAGGGGATGCTGCTGTTCTTCCTGCTGGCGCTTGACCTGTTGTCCAACTACCGGCCCCGGCTGGCCAAGCGCGAGGGGGCGTGATGGATCTGTCTGCAATCAACCCGGCGGTGCTGTTCGCCTCGCTGATCGTCGCGGCAACGCCGATCCTGCTGGCGGGGCTGGGCGAGCTGGTGGTGGAAAAGGCGGGCGTCCTGAACCTGGGCGTCGAGGGGATGATGATCGTCGGCGCCGTCTGCGGATTTGTCGTGGCAGTCGGCACCGGCAGCCCGACGCTGGGCTTCATCGGCGGCGCGGTGGGGGGCGCGGGGCTGAGCCTGATCTTTGCGCTGCTGACGCAGTATCTGCTGGCCAACCAGGTGGCCACCGGGCTGGCGCTGACCTTGTTCGGGCTGGGGTTTTCGGCGCTGATCGGGCAAAGCTATGTGGGGATCAAGCCGCCGATGACCGACCGGCTGTCCTTTGGCCCGCTGTCCGACCTGCCGGTGCTGGGCACGGTGCTGCTGCGCCATGACGCGATGGTCTATCTGGCGCTGATCGCCGTGGTAGCCATCTGGTATGTGCTGACCCGCACGCGGCTGGGGCTGATCCTGCGCGCCGTGGGGGAAAACCACGATGCCGCCCATGCGCTGGGTTACAAGGTGGTGCGCATCCGCCTGCTGGCGATCCTGTTCGGCGGCGCCATGGCGGGCCTGGGCGGCGCCTACCTGAGCCTGGTGCGGGTGCCGATGTGGACCGTGGGCATGACCTCGGGCGCAGGGTGGATCGCACTGGCGCTGGTGGTGTTCGCGGCCTGGCGGCCGGGGCGGCTGCTGCTGGGCGCCTGGCTGTTCGGGGGCATCACGGCCTTGCAGCTGAACCTTCAGGTCGCGGGGGCGCGGGTGCCGGTCGAATATTTGCAGATGTCGCCCTATGTCATCACCATCGTCGTTCTTGTCGTCATGTCGGCCCGCGGCGGCCGCGCCATGGGCGCGCCGGCGGCGCTGGGGCGCAGTTTCCACGCAACCCATTGACTTGACGATGCCATCCGTAAACACAGGGGGAATGAACCCCCACCAACCGGGAGACTGATATGTTCCGCAGAACCCTTCTTGCCACCGCGGCCATCGGCCTTGGCCTGGCGCTTGGCGGCCCGGCCGCAGCAGCCGGCATGGACAAGGTGAAAGCCTGCTTCGTCTATGTCGGGCCGATCGGCGATGGCGGCTGGACGTTCCAGCACGATCAGGGCCGTCTGGCCGCGGTCGAGAAATTCGGCGCCAAGCTGGAAACCATGTATCAGGAATCGGTTCCCGAAGGCGCCGATGCCGAGCGTGTGCTGACCCAGATGGCGCTGTCGGGCTGCAATATCGTGTTCACCACCTCGTTCGGCTACATGGACCCGACCAATTCGGTCGCGGCCAAGTTCCCGAACGTGAAGTTCGAACATGCCACCGGCTACAAGCGCGACCATGCCAACGTCTCGACCTATGACGCGCGCTTCTATGAAGGCCGGGCGGTGATCGGCCATATCGCCGGCAAGATGACCAAGTCGAACAAGATCGGCTATATCGGATCCTTCCCGATCCCCGAGGTGATCCAGGGCATCAACAGCTATTACCTGCATGCGAAAAAGGTGAACCCGGCGGTCGAACTTTCGGTCGTCTGGGCCTACACCTGGTTCGACCCGGCGAAAGAGGCGGATGCGGCCAAGGCGCTGATCGAACAGGGCGTCGACGTGATTGCTGCCCATACCGATTCCACCGCCCCGCTGGCCGAGGCGCAGAAGGCCGGCAACGTGGTGGGCTTTGGCCAGGCGTCGGACATGGCGGCCTACAAGCCCAGCCCGCGCGTCGCCTCGATCATCGACAACTGGGGTCCGTATTACATCAAGCGCATCGGCGCGCTGCTGGACGGCACCTATGAACAGACCGCCAGCTGGGCCGGCATGCCCGAAGGCGAAGTCGTGATCGGCGAGATCACCAGCGCCGTCCCGGCCGAGGTGAAGGCCGAAGCCGAAGCGATGATCAAGGACATCACCGACGGCAAATACCACCCGTTCACCGGCCCGATCAAGAAACAGGACGGCTCGGACTGGCTGAAGGCGGGCGAAGTGGCCGATGACGGCACGCTGGCCGGCATGATGTTCTTTGTCGAAGGCATCAAGGCCGACATTCCGAAATAAGGCACCCTGCCCCCTGGTTCATTGCGGCCCTGCATCCCCCCGGATGCGGGGCCGTTTCGTTTGTGACTGGCGCCGGAAAGGGGGGCCTTCTGCCCCCCTCTTGCCCGTGCCGGGCAATTCACCCCCCGAGGATATTTGGGTCAAAGCGAAAGGGGCGCGGTTGGTGGCGGTCCGAAGGGGCGGATCCGGTCAGGAAATCTTGCCAATTGTAACAGTTTCATCTTGCGCTGCATCGCGGCGTCGCTAGTGTGCCGGCGCAACCGCATACGGGTCGAGGGAGCACCATGGCCGAGTTCCGCAAGATTCTTGTCGCCAACCGGGGCGAAATCGCCATTCGCGTGATGCGCGCGGCGAACGAACTGGGCAAAAAGACCGTCGCGGTCTTTGCCGAGGAAGACAAGCTGAGCCTGCACCGCTTCAAGGCCGACGAGGCTTATCGGATCGGCGAGGGGTTGTCGCCGGTGGGGGCCTATCTTTCGATCCCGGAAATCATCCGGGTGGCGAAGATGTCGGGCGCCGATGCCATTCACCCGGGCTATGGGTTGCTGTCGGAGAACCCCGATTTCGTCGAGGCCTGTGCCGAGGCCGGCATCACCTTCATCGGGCC encodes:
- a CDS encoding ABC transporter permease yields the protein MDLSAINPAVLFASLIVAATPILLAGLGELVVEKAGVLNLGVEGMMIVGAVCGFVVAVGTGSPTLGFIGGAVGGAGLSLIFALLTQYLLANQVATGLALTLFGLGFSALIGQSYVGIKPPMTDRLSFGPLSDLPVLGTVLLRHDAMVYLALIAVVAIWYVLTRTRLGLILRAVGENHDAAHALGYKVVRIRLLAILFGGAMAGLGGAYLSLVRVPMWTVGMTSGAGWIALALVVFAAWRPGRLLLGAWLFGGITALQLNLQVAGARVPVEYLQMSPYVITIVVLVVMSARGGRAMGAPAALGRSFHATH
- a CDS encoding BMP family ABC transporter substrate-binding protein encodes the protein MFRRTLLATAAIGLGLALGGPAAAAGMDKVKACFVYVGPIGDGGWTFQHDQGRLAAVEKFGAKLETMYQESVPEGADAERVLTQMALSGCNIVFTTSFGYMDPTNSVAAKFPNVKFEHATGYKRDHANVSTYDARFYEGRAVIGHIAGKMTKSNKIGYIGSFPIPEVIQGINSYYLHAKKVNPAVELSVVWAYTWFDPAKEADAAKALIEQGVDVIAAHTDSTAPLAEAQKAGNVVGFGQASDMAAYKPSPRVASIIDNWGPYYIKRIGALLDGTYEQTASWAGMPEGEVVIGEITSAVPAEVKAEAEAMIKDITDGKYHPFTGPIKKQDGSDWLKAGEVADDGTLAGMMFFVEGIKADIPK